In a genomic window of Zerene cesonia ecotype Mississippi chromosome Z, Zerene_cesonia_1.1, whole genome shotgun sequence:
- the LOC119835525 gene encoding uncharacterized protein LOC119835525 isoform X1: protein MPVTRFKPVPANESSASDEESKLELYLQKQLEEDVARIFDESIYSDLEVVCGKLKILTHTCILKARTNKFYHKLETILHVNIERHTFDEIYSFISDAYTECDIKTQEREIIKYLKANFLFLNTDKAKTGYAKEEEADVFLTPKCVSPYAEGKILKLNGTSPNTELTREYYALVPIEGNLLEQELSEQDALSNAFHSIIKTQNKDPLSENLVHHVKPTTLSLISSHSSKTVKHSISCDIISNCRTESTTVADSKVSKENNIPNKQIIKFIQQIESKITTERVVKKTFNSEYKIDRALDAACSPDSLIADDPSSSSDYLSAAFNCSPGLGSTEFFPQLNVGENFTKMDNIFTSSDSGLENTGLLESLSSHKDVTLTDFSLTESALHESGTDDQNPSIDCTSNSYAESDQCLRFRQYDTNADTSLRSLTSVAKESEGNGLNVQVNQKDVDHSKTSKEEKQRQNEEIVILESSSVSSETGSWESIFPPKGTDKEICEKFLNNERSLITDAKLSIKQENLNSPPSTQIEKVECKPTSCFIDASSLVDEEEPVKVQVINDTSVTKADSTMMPSKPVPCSSTHKLDISPGDWSESNDNDDSLEQADIKDPDSIQKDLSPTIFEMTPITEDSLCTNAFESAVTNRGIDKQDDSQKGIDLVTDTESLSYASTVYVATTPHNSILSVNTCHQSVKQFDIEETSNENVTICEKAHVNLKKSRCDESSPIVSGGSSLVSHTPQFGSNDCNLDAANDLISHDNGITSSWVVDMSFSSKSDTDKNQKNYYAKKPGDKACEGLKSESKDRPDGIIKSRGSVDSDSSEKSSHKFYIDLSSLPDPLPPKKPTETETNNEKKNIFSMYIDLGDKAPVKEMPVRLSSSLNVKKQNETKLPSKINKPLKTSNTNTKNTISTAKILECESVFEEIESLCNDPNISITEIIGIPEKSKLSKVDEIEKDLIKEKKHSRSVNGENKVKQNSIPVIHEEITHKSSGDLFVRLSDLDKPIQKSEITMHDIQTEKEGIDVRMTRSIPDNNWGEQNSSMASRSIEVLSSFHSENALSLNRLFPHLKNEFSKSMPGSLSARTRSPFRPNTIISPAEVEDQVSDVSELSSVQSSMCRSVVENSTTEETSQTSSLIGNCQSRLGQDLLRMFLEEIAPDVIVEVSGKRIKAHKCILSSRCQYFAGILSGGWVESAGNVIVLPPFSFNVVHFALCHIYSGLSTIPDSISIVELATIADMLGLEGLKEAIMFTLKAKYCHHFHRPCQVCTAGVLECFPLSSVYGLDDLYRKCLRWITKYFSKVWPTKAFATLPKELLDKCYQEHIVNLSTENLIETVCGCGITVASLQSSRWAEIVARMCRRLVNAVAHFAAPRLVCVLKMIASVSNDAPQSAKQALDDCLTAAIEWAPPDETCRAYAFLSNLVKEIRCHQYSRPDVISNGNEQMKVTDPNNLLYTHAGSWRLQCEGTLVRAAPRVVGTQAFKDLPSDLRKRLRELGCIMYGPQAIPIMSSPLQDRKSKSVFQSKPNKIPNSTATRSLDMEQVRQSFVPYKAKPISMGGTEKIKSTNELREKKPNKSIPPKVRTTKAQEERAKFNQIKTNLSQDRLNTKSRPHPFENTKPRYLEPRPCKNDNKKLSTKKLMNKIVSSSESSRNSSPVLARNLRTCGAKAKEVKAQTMSQDSLATSSRPRTAEPSTDSLSESQTSNKYATYTKTKHTCRGSVESVRSSKGVISSLHSSNNRTKIPVYLNQNSVPNNYEYREPEVIKRPGLTVSNRSSESKVVPATLKLKNNKINMRNVPGSLMNATKSSSAKMVTKIVKDGPQTNKVKQRVAAVKNPRHHEPDRPRELPVMGRSGTFLKDEPTFGDKTTNIDIGQ from the exons ATGCCGGTCACGAGGTTTAAGCCGGTGCCGGCTAATGAGTCTTCAGCATCGGATGAAGAGTCTAAGTTGGAGCTCTATCTGCAAAAACAGTTGGAAGAGGATGTCGCCAG AATATTTGATGAATCAATTTATTCTGACCTTGAAGTGGTTTGCGGGAAGCTTAAAATACTAACTCATACTTGTATACTAAAAGCacgaacaaataaattttaccatAAGCTCGAAACAATCTTGCATGTCAATATAGAACGCCATACATTCGATGAAATTTATTCCTTCATAAg TGATGCGTACACTGAGTGTGACATTAAAACCCAAGAGagagaaattataaaatatctaaaagcTAACTTCTTATTCTTAAATACTGATAAAGCTAAAACGGGGTACGCAAAAGAAGAAGAGGctgatgtatttttaacacCTAAGTGCGTAAGTCCCTATGCAGAAGgtaaaatactaaaacttAATGGTACCAGTCCGAATACTGAACTCACAAGAGAGTATTATGCCCTAGTACCAATAGAAGGTAATTTATTGGAACAAGAATTAAGTGAACAAGACGCTCTTTCCAATGCATTTCactcaataataaaaacccaAAATAAAGATCCACTTTCTGAAAATCTAGTACATCACGTTAAACCTACTACACTTTCACTTATCTCTAGTCATTCATCCAAAACTGTAAAACATTCCATTAGTTGTGATATTATAAGTAACTGTCGAACCGAAAGTACTACTGTTGCGGATAGTAAAGtaagtaaagaaaataatatacctaataagcaaataataaaatttattcaacaaatcGAATCAAAAATTACCACCGAACGtgtagttaaaaaaacatttaacagtGAATATAAGATTGACAGAGCTTTAGACGCTGCATGTTCCCCTGATAGCTTGATAGCTGATGATCCAAGTTCGTCTTCAGACTATTTGTCTGCTGCGTTTAACTGTTCGCCAGGTTTGGGTTCGACAGAATTTTTTCCTCAATTAAATGTTGGggaaaattttactaaaatggACAACATCTTTACATCCTCTGATTCTGGTTTGGAGAATACTGGATTGTTGGAGAGTCTTAGCAGTCATAAAGATGTAACATTAACTGATTTTTCATTGACGGAAAGCGCTTTGCATGAATCAGGCACAGATGATCAAAATCCTTCCATTGATTGTACATCTAATTCATATGCAGAGTCAGACCAATGTCTGCGATTCCGACAATACGATACTAATGCAGATACATCTTTAAGGAGTCTCACTTCTGTGGCAAAGGAATCTGAGGGCAATGGACTTAATGTCCAAGTAAATCAAAAAGATGTAGATCATTCGAAAACGTCTAAAGAAGAAAAACAGCGGCAGAACGAGGAAATTGTTATTCTTGAATCGTCATCTGTATCATCCGAGACGGGATCTTGGGAATCAATTTTTCCTCCTAAAGGGACCGATAAAGAAATatgtgaaaagtttttaaataatgaacgaTCACTTATAACCGATGCGAAACTCAGCattaaacaagaaaatttGAATAGTCCACCATCAACTCAGATTGAAAAAGTTGAATGTAAGCCAACATCATGTTTCATAGATGCTTCAAGTCTAGTAGATGAAGAGGAACCAGTTAAAGTACAAGTCATTAATGATACAAGTGTAACAAAAGCAGATTCAACTATGATGCCAAGTAAGCCGGTACCTTGTTCCTCAACCCATAAATTAGACATAAGCCCAGGTGATTGGTCTGAAAGTAACGACAACGATGATTCTTTAGAACAAGCTGATATAAAAGATCCTGATTCCATCCAGAAAGATTTATCGCCTACGATCTTTGAAATGACACCTATAACTGAGGATTCTTTGTGTACGAATGCTTTTGAAAGTGCAGTAACAAATCGAGGCATTGACAAGCAAGACGATTCGCAAAAAGGTATTGATTTAGTAACCGATACTGAAAGTTTGTCATATGCAAGCACAGTATATGTCGCCACAACACCGCACAATTCGATTTTATCAGTAAATACATGTCATCAATCAGTTAAACAATTTGATATTGAAGAAACCAGCAATGAAAATGTCACGATTTGCGAGAAAGCCcatgtaaatttaaagaagTCCCGTTGTGATGAGTCATCTCCAATAGTTTCAGGCGGTTCTTCATTAGTAAGTCACACCCCTCAATTCGGGAGTAACGACTGCAACTTAGATGCTGCTAATGATTTAATATCACATGACAATGGTATTACCTCTTCTTGGGTGGTTGATATGTcattttcatccaaatcagaTACGGATAAGaaccaaaaaaattattacgctAAAAAACCCGGTGATAAAGCTTGTGAGGGCTTAAAAAGTGAAAGTAAAGATCGTCCGGATGGCATCATTAAAAGTCGAGGGTCTGTAGATTCCGATAGTAGTGAAAAATCgagtcataaattttatatcgacCTATCAAGTTTACCTGATCCATTGCCACCGAAAAAACCCACTGAAACTGAAACTAACAACGagaaaaagaatatattttctatgtacATTGACTTGGGAGATAAGGCGCCAGTGAAAGAAATGCCTGTTAGACTTTCTTCATCActgaatgtaaaaaaacagAACGAAACTAAACTGCCctcgaaaataaataaaccactAAAAACTtctaatacaaatacaaaaaatactatatcaaCAGCTAAGATACTGGAATGCGAGTCTGTTTTTGAAGAAATTGAGTCTTTGTGCAACGATCctaatataagtataactgaaataatagGTATTCcagaaaaatctaaattatccAAAGTCGATGAGATTGAGAAAGATTTAATCAAGGAAAAGAAACATTCTCGAAGTGTAAATGGAGAGAATAAggtaaaacaaaattctatACCAGTCATCCATGAAGAAATTACTCACAAATCTTCAGGCGACCTGTTTGTAAGACTATCAGATTTGGATAAGCCTATCCAAAAGTCAGAAATTACTATGCACGATATACAAACCGAAAAGGAAGGTATCGATGTACGCATGACGAGATCTATCCCAGATAATAATTGGGGAGAGCAAAACTCATCTATGGCCTCCCGATCTATCGAAGTCTTAAGTTCATTCCACTCTGAAAATGCATTAAGCTTGAACAGACTGTTCCCGcacttaaaaaatgaatttagtAAAAGCATGCCTGGATCTTTATCTGCAAGGACCCGATCTCCTTTTAGGCCGAATACGATCATCAGCCCCGCGGAAGTAGAAGATCAAGTGTCTGATGTCTCAGAGCTTAGCAGCGTTCAGAGTAGCATGTGTCGATCAGTTGTCG AAAATAGCACTACAGAGGAAACTAGCCAAACCTCGAGTCTTATTGGGAATTGTCAATCCCGTCTAGGTCAGGATTTGTTACGAATGTTTTTAGAAGAAATAGCTCCAGATGTAATCGTCGAAGTATCGGGAAAGAGGATCAAAGCACACAAGTGCATCTTGTCTTCAAG atgcCAATACTTCGCGGGTATCTTAAGTGGAGGATGGGTTGAAAGTGCTGGAAATGTGATTGTTTTACCACC GTTTTCGTTCAACGTGGTGCATTTTGCCTTGTGCCATATCTACTCTGGTTTGTCAACAATACCGGACTCTATAAGCATTGTAGAATTAGCCACAATAGCTGATATGCTGGGTCTAGAAGGGCTAAAGGAAGCCATTATGTTTACTCTTAAAGCAAAATATTGTCACCACTTCCATCGA CCGTGTCAAGTTTGTACCGCTGGGGTGTTAGAATGTTTTCCCCTTTCATCTGTTTACGGCTTGGACGACTTGTATCGCAAATGTCTACGATGGATAACAAAGTACTTCTCGAAAGTTTGGCCTACCAAAGCGTTTGCAACTCTCCCAAAAGAATTACTGGATAAGTGCTATCAGGAGCATATTGTCAATTTATCCACGGAAAATCTTATCGAAACGGTCTGCGGATGTGGCATTACAG ttgCGTCATTACAAAGCAGTAGGTGGGCTGAGATAGTGGCTCGAATGTGTAGGCGATTAGTTAATGCTGTAGCTCATTTTGCAGCACCTAGACTTGTATGTGTGCTTAAAATGATTGCCTCTGTGTCCAATGACGCTCCACAATCTGCTAAACAGGCCCTAGACGATTGTCTAACGGCCGCCATTGAATGGGCTCCTCCTGATGAAACATGTCGCGCTTACGCATTCCTTTCAAACCTTGTCAAAGAAATTAGATGTCATCAGTATTCCAGACCAGACGTTATCTCTAATGGCAACGAGCAAATGAAAGTAACAGACCCTAATAATCTTCTATATACACACGCTGGCAGCTGGCGATTACAATGCGAAGGAACTCTAGTTCGAGCCGCTCCACGTGTCGTTGGGACACAAGCTTTTAAAGATTTACCTTCTGATTTGCGCAAAAGGCTTCGAGAACTTGGTTGTATTATGTATGGACCCCAAGCTATTCCCATCATGTCATCTCCGCTCCAAGACAGAAAATCAAAGAGTGTATTTCAAAGCAAACCTAATAAAATACCCAACTCCACCGCCACTCGAAGCTTGGACATGGAGCAAGTACGACAGTCTTTCGTTCCGTATAAAGCTAAGCCGATCTCCATGGGCggaacagaaaaaataaaaagcactaACGAATTACGTGAGAAAAAACCAAACAAATCCATCCCGCCAAAAGTGAGGACAACGAAAGCACAGGAGGAACGtgctaaatttaatcaaatcaaaacgAATTTGTCACAAGACAGATTGAATACGAAGTCTAGGCCTCATCCTTTCGAAAATACGAAACCCCGCTATTTGGAACCGAGGCCGTGCAAGAATGATAATAAGAAACTATCAACGAAAAAGTTGATGAACAAAATTGTATCATCAAGTGAGTCTTCTCGCAATTCAAGTCCCGTTCTAGCGCGAAATTTGAGGACATGTGGCGCAAAGGCGAAAGAAGTGAAAGCGCAGACAATGTCACAGGACAGCTTGGCGACATCCTCGCGGCCCAGAACTGCGGAACCTTCCACGGACTCGTTGAGCGAGTCCCAAACAAGCAACAAATACGCAACCTATACGAAGACGAAACACACTTGCAGGGGATCCGTTGAAT CAGTGCGGTCATCGAAAGGCGTTATATCATCGTTGCACAGCTCCAACAACAGAACCAAAATACCGGTATATTTAAATCAGAATTCAGTGCCTAACAATTACGAATATAGAGAACCGGAGGTGATCAAACGACCCGGGCTTACTGTCTCTAATCGAAGTTCAGAGAGTAAGGTGGTTCCGGCGACTCtcaaattaaagaataataaaatcaacatgAGAAATGTCCCTGGATCGTTGATGAACGCAACTAAGTCGAGTTCGGCGAAGATGGTCACAAAGATAGTAAAAGACGGACCACAAACTAATAAAGTGAAGCAAAGGGTGGCAGCCGTAAAGAATCCAAGACACCATGAGCCTGATCGCCCGCGAGAATTACCTGTCATGGGACGTTCTGGAACATTCTTAAAGGATGAACCAACATTTGGCGATAAAACAACCAACATTGATATTGGCcagtag
- the LOC119835525 gene encoding uncharacterized protein LOC119835525 isoform X2, translating into MPVTRFKPVPANESSASDEESKLELYLQKQLEEDVASDAYTECDIKTQEREIIKYLKANFLFLNTDKAKTGYAKEEEADVFLTPKCVSPYAEGKILKLNGTSPNTELTREYYALVPIEGNLLEQELSEQDALSNAFHSIIKTQNKDPLSENLVHHVKPTTLSLISSHSSKTVKHSISCDIISNCRTESTTVADSKVSKENNIPNKQIIKFIQQIESKITTERVVKKTFNSEYKIDRALDAACSPDSLIADDPSSSSDYLSAAFNCSPGLGSTEFFPQLNVGENFTKMDNIFTSSDSGLENTGLLESLSSHKDVTLTDFSLTESALHESGTDDQNPSIDCTSNSYAESDQCLRFRQYDTNADTSLRSLTSVAKESEGNGLNVQVNQKDVDHSKTSKEEKQRQNEEIVILESSSVSSETGSWESIFPPKGTDKEICEKFLNNERSLITDAKLSIKQENLNSPPSTQIEKVECKPTSCFIDASSLVDEEEPVKVQVINDTSVTKADSTMMPSKPVPCSSTHKLDISPGDWSESNDNDDSLEQADIKDPDSIQKDLSPTIFEMTPITEDSLCTNAFESAVTNRGIDKQDDSQKGIDLVTDTESLSYASTVYVATTPHNSILSVNTCHQSVKQFDIEETSNENVTICEKAHVNLKKSRCDESSPIVSGGSSLVSHTPQFGSNDCNLDAANDLISHDNGITSSWVVDMSFSSKSDTDKNQKNYYAKKPGDKACEGLKSESKDRPDGIIKSRGSVDSDSSEKSSHKFYIDLSSLPDPLPPKKPTETETNNEKKNIFSMYIDLGDKAPVKEMPVRLSSSLNVKKQNETKLPSKINKPLKTSNTNTKNTISTAKILECESVFEEIESLCNDPNISITEIIGIPEKSKLSKVDEIEKDLIKEKKHSRSVNGENKVKQNSIPVIHEEITHKSSGDLFVRLSDLDKPIQKSEITMHDIQTEKEGIDVRMTRSIPDNNWGEQNSSMASRSIEVLSSFHSENALSLNRLFPHLKNEFSKSMPGSLSARTRSPFRPNTIISPAEVEDQVSDVSELSSVQSSMCRSVVENSTTEETSQTSSLIGNCQSRLGQDLLRMFLEEIAPDVIVEVSGKRIKAHKCILSSRCQYFAGILSGGWVESAGNVIVLPPFSFNVVHFALCHIYSGLSTIPDSISIVELATIADMLGLEGLKEAIMFTLKAKYCHHFHRPCQVCTAGVLECFPLSSVYGLDDLYRKCLRWITKYFSKVWPTKAFATLPKELLDKCYQEHIVNLSTENLIETVCGCGITVASLQSSRWAEIVARMCRRLVNAVAHFAAPRLVCVLKMIASVSNDAPQSAKQALDDCLTAAIEWAPPDETCRAYAFLSNLVKEIRCHQYSRPDVISNGNEQMKVTDPNNLLYTHAGSWRLQCEGTLVRAAPRVVGTQAFKDLPSDLRKRLRELGCIMYGPQAIPIMSSPLQDRKSKSVFQSKPNKIPNSTATRSLDMEQVRQSFVPYKAKPISMGGTEKIKSTNELREKKPNKSIPPKVRTTKAQEERAKFNQIKTNLSQDRLNTKSRPHPFENTKPRYLEPRPCKNDNKKLSTKKLMNKIVSSSESSRNSSPVLARNLRTCGAKAKEVKAQTMSQDSLATSSRPRTAEPSTDSLSESQTSNKYATYTKTKHTCRGSVESVRSSKGVISSLHSSNNRTKIPVYLNQNSVPNNYEYREPEVIKRPGLTVSNRSSESKVVPATLKLKNNKINMRNVPGSLMNATKSSSAKMVTKIVKDGPQTNKVKQRVAAVKNPRHHEPDRPRELPVMGRSGTFLKDEPTFGDKTTNIDIGQ; encoded by the exons ATGCCGGTCACGAGGTTTAAGCCGGTGCCGGCTAATGAGTCTTCAGCATCGGATGAAGAGTCTAAGTTGGAGCTCTATCTGCAAAAACAGTTGGAAGAGGATGTCGCCAG TGATGCGTACACTGAGTGTGACATTAAAACCCAAGAGagagaaattataaaatatctaaaagcTAACTTCTTATTCTTAAATACTGATAAAGCTAAAACGGGGTACGCAAAAGAAGAAGAGGctgatgtatttttaacacCTAAGTGCGTAAGTCCCTATGCAGAAGgtaaaatactaaaacttAATGGTACCAGTCCGAATACTGAACTCACAAGAGAGTATTATGCCCTAGTACCAATAGAAGGTAATTTATTGGAACAAGAATTAAGTGAACAAGACGCTCTTTCCAATGCATTTCactcaataataaaaacccaAAATAAAGATCCACTTTCTGAAAATCTAGTACATCACGTTAAACCTACTACACTTTCACTTATCTCTAGTCATTCATCCAAAACTGTAAAACATTCCATTAGTTGTGATATTATAAGTAACTGTCGAACCGAAAGTACTACTGTTGCGGATAGTAAAGtaagtaaagaaaataatatacctaataagcaaataataaaatttattcaacaaatcGAATCAAAAATTACCACCGAACGtgtagttaaaaaaacatttaacagtGAATATAAGATTGACAGAGCTTTAGACGCTGCATGTTCCCCTGATAGCTTGATAGCTGATGATCCAAGTTCGTCTTCAGACTATTTGTCTGCTGCGTTTAACTGTTCGCCAGGTTTGGGTTCGACAGAATTTTTTCCTCAATTAAATGTTGGggaaaattttactaaaatggACAACATCTTTACATCCTCTGATTCTGGTTTGGAGAATACTGGATTGTTGGAGAGTCTTAGCAGTCATAAAGATGTAACATTAACTGATTTTTCATTGACGGAAAGCGCTTTGCATGAATCAGGCACAGATGATCAAAATCCTTCCATTGATTGTACATCTAATTCATATGCAGAGTCAGACCAATGTCTGCGATTCCGACAATACGATACTAATGCAGATACATCTTTAAGGAGTCTCACTTCTGTGGCAAAGGAATCTGAGGGCAATGGACTTAATGTCCAAGTAAATCAAAAAGATGTAGATCATTCGAAAACGTCTAAAGAAGAAAAACAGCGGCAGAACGAGGAAATTGTTATTCTTGAATCGTCATCTGTATCATCCGAGACGGGATCTTGGGAATCAATTTTTCCTCCTAAAGGGACCGATAAAGAAATatgtgaaaagtttttaaataatgaacgaTCACTTATAACCGATGCGAAACTCAGCattaaacaagaaaatttGAATAGTCCACCATCAACTCAGATTGAAAAAGTTGAATGTAAGCCAACATCATGTTTCATAGATGCTTCAAGTCTAGTAGATGAAGAGGAACCAGTTAAAGTACAAGTCATTAATGATACAAGTGTAACAAAAGCAGATTCAACTATGATGCCAAGTAAGCCGGTACCTTGTTCCTCAACCCATAAATTAGACATAAGCCCAGGTGATTGGTCTGAAAGTAACGACAACGATGATTCTTTAGAACAAGCTGATATAAAAGATCCTGATTCCATCCAGAAAGATTTATCGCCTACGATCTTTGAAATGACACCTATAACTGAGGATTCTTTGTGTACGAATGCTTTTGAAAGTGCAGTAACAAATCGAGGCATTGACAAGCAAGACGATTCGCAAAAAGGTATTGATTTAGTAACCGATACTGAAAGTTTGTCATATGCAAGCACAGTATATGTCGCCACAACACCGCACAATTCGATTTTATCAGTAAATACATGTCATCAATCAGTTAAACAATTTGATATTGAAGAAACCAGCAATGAAAATGTCACGATTTGCGAGAAAGCCcatgtaaatttaaagaagTCCCGTTGTGATGAGTCATCTCCAATAGTTTCAGGCGGTTCTTCATTAGTAAGTCACACCCCTCAATTCGGGAGTAACGACTGCAACTTAGATGCTGCTAATGATTTAATATCACATGACAATGGTATTACCTCTTCTTGGGTGGTTGATATGTcattttcatccaaatcagaTACGGATAAGaaccaaaaaaattattacgctAAAAAACCCGGTGATAAAGCTTGTGAGGGCTTAAAAAGTGAAAGTAAAGATCGTCCGGATGGCATCATTAAAAGTCGAGGGTCTGTAGATTCCGATAGTAGTGAAAAATCgagtcataaattttatatcgacCTATCAAGTTTACCTGATCCATTGCCACCGAAAAAACCCACTGAAACTGAAACTAACAACGagaaaaagaatatattttctatgtacATTGACTTGGGAGATAAGGCGCCAGTGAAAGAAATGCCTGTTAGACTTTCTTCATCActgaatgtaaaaaaacagAACGAAACTAAACTGCCctcgaaaataaataaaccactAAAAACTtctaatacaaatacaaaaaatactatatcaaCAGCTAAGATACTGGAATGCGAGTCTGTTTTTGAAGAAATTGAGTCTTTGTGCAACGATCctaatataagtataactgaaataatagGTATTCcagaaaaatctaaattatccAAAGTCGATGAGATTGAGAAAGATTTAATCAAGGAAAAGAAACATTCTCGAAGTGTAAATGGAGAGAATAAggtaaaacaaaattctatACCAGTCATCCATGAAGAAATTACTCACAAATCTTCAGGCGACCTGTTTGTAAGACTATCAGATTTGGATAAGCCTATCCAAAAGTCAGAAATTACTATGCACGATATACAAACCGAAAAGGAAGGTATCGATGTACGCATGACGAGATCTATCCCAGATAATAATTGGGGAGAGCAAAACTCATCTATGGCCTCCCGATCTATCGAAGTCTTAAGTTCATTCCACTCTGAAAATGCATTAAGCTTGAACAGACTGTTCCCGcacttaaaaaatgaatttagtAAAAGCATGCCTGGATCTTTATCTGCAAGGACCCGATCTCCTTTTAGGCCGAATACGATCATCAGCCCCGCGGAAGTAGAAGATCAAGTGTCTGATGTCTCAGAGCTTAGCAGCGTTCAGAGTAGCATGTGTCGATCAGTTGTCG AAAATAGCACTACAGAGGAAACTAGCCAAACCTCGAGTCTTATTGGGAATTGTCAATCCCGTCTAGGTCAGGATTTGTTACGAATGTTTTTAGAAGAAATAGCTCCAGATGTAATCGTCGAAGTATCGGGAAAGAGGATCAAAGCACACAAGTGCATCTTGTCTTCAAG atgcCAATACTTCGCGGGTATCTTAAGTGGAGGATGGGTTGAAAGTGCTGGAAATGTGATTGTTTTACCACC GTTTTCGTTCAACGTGGTGCATTTTGCCTTGTGCCATATCTACTCTGGTTTGTCAACAATACCGGACTCTATAAGCATTGTAGAATTAGCCACAATAGCTGATATGCTGGGTCTAGAAGGGCTAAAGGAAGCCATTATGTTTACTCTTAAAGCAAAATATTGTCACCACTTCCATCGA CCGTGTCAAGTTTGTACCGCTGGGGTGTTAGAATGTTTTCCCCTTTCATCTGTTTACGGCTTGGACGACTTGTATCGCAAATGTCTACGATGGATAACAAAGTACTTCTCGAAAGTTTGGCCTACCAAAGCGTTTGCAACTCTCCCAAAAGAATTACTGGATAAGTGCTATCAGGAGCATATTGTCAATTTATCCACGGAAAATCTTATCGAAACGGTCTGCGGATGTGGCATTACAG ttgCGTCATTACAAAGCAGTAGGTGGGCTGAGATAGTGGCTCGAATGTGTAGGCGATTAGTTAATGCTGTAGCTCATTTTGCAGCACCTAGACTTGTATGTGTGCTTAAAATGATTGCCTCTGTGTCCAATGACGCTCCACAATCTGCTAAACAGGCCCTAGACGATTGTCTAACGGCCGCCATTGAATGGGCTCCTCCTGATGAAACATGTCGCGCTTACGCATTCCTTTCAAACCTTGTCAAAGAAATTAGATGTCATCAGTATTCCAGACCAGACGTTATCTCTAATGGCAACGAGCAAATGAAAGTAACAGACCCTAATAATCTTCTATATACACACGCTGGCAGCTGGCGATTACAATGCGAAGGAACTCTAGTTCGAGCCGCTCCACGTGTCGTTGGGACACAAGCTTTTAAAGATTTACCTTCTGATTTGCGCAAAAGGCTTCGAGAACTTGGTTGTATTATGTATGGACCCCAAGCTATTCCCATCATGTCATCTCCGCTCCAAGACAGAAAATCAAAGAGTGTATTTCAAAGCAAACCTAATAAAATACCCAACTCCACCGCCACTCGAAGCTTGGACATGGAGCAAGTACGACAGTCTTTCGTTCCGTATAAAGCTAAGCCGATCTCCATGGGCggaacagaaaaaataaaaagcactaACGAATTACGTGAGAAAAAACCAAACAAATCCATCCCGCCAAAAGTGAGGACAACGAAAGCACAGGAGGAACGtgctaaatttaatcaaatcaaaacgAATTTGTCACAAGACAGATTGAATACGAAGTCTAGGCCTCATCCTTTCGAAAATACGAAACCCCGCTATTTGGAACCGAGGCCGTGCAAGAATGATAATAAGAAACTATCAACGAAAAAGTTGATGAACAAAATTGTATCATCAAGTGAGTCTTCTCGCAATTCAAGTCCCGTTCTAGCGCGAAATTTGAGGACATGTGGCGCAAAGGCGAAAGAAGTGAAAGCGCAGACAATGTCACAGGACAGCTTGGCGACATCCTCGCGGCCCAGAACTGCGGAACCTTCCACGGACTCGTTGAGCGAGTCCCAAACAAGCAACAAATACGCAACCTATACGAAGACGAAACACACTTGCAGGGGATCCGTTGAAT CAGTGCGGTCATCGAAAGGCGTTATATCATCGTTGCACAGCTCCAACAACAGAACCAAAATACCGGTATATTTAAATCAGAATTCAGTGCCTAACAATTACGAATATAGAGAACCGGAGGTGATCAAACGACCCGGGCTTACTGTCTCTAATCGAAGTTCAGAGAGTAAGGTGGTTCCGGCGACTCtcaaattaaagaataataaaatcaacatgAGAAATGTCCCTGGATCGTTGATGAACGCAACTAAGTCGAGTTCGGCGAAGATGGTCACAAAGATAGTAAAAGACGGACCACAAACTAATAAAGTGAAGCAAAGGGTGGCAGCCGTAAAGAATCCAAGACACCATGAGCCTGATCGCCCGCGAGAATTACCTGTCATGGGACGTTCTGGAACATTCTTAAAGGATGAACCAACATTTGGCGATAAAACAACCAACATTGATATTGGCcagtag